Proteins from a genomic interval of Terriglobales bacterium:
- a CDS encoding glutaredoxin family protein gives MPEDREVVLYSRKGCHLCEVVKESLMKLSRRGGFRWQEVDVDSNEEFRRRFTDEVPVVFIDGRKAFKYRMDEREFLRKISS, from the coding sequence GTGCCAGAGGACCGCGAAGTCGTTCTGTATTCGAGGAAAGGCTGCCATCTCTGCGAGGTCGTCAAAGAATCGCTGATGAAGCTCTCGCGGCGTGGCGGTTTCCGCTGGCAGGAAGTGGATGTCGATAGCAACGAGGAATTCCGCCGTCGCTTCACCGACGAAGTGCCGGTTGTTTTCATCGATGGGCGCAAGGCCTTCAAATATCGTATGGACGAACGGGAGTTTCTGCGAAAAATCTCTTCCTGA
- a CDS encoding MarR family winged helix-turn-helix transcriptional regulator, translated as MYIHLSSYMSASLPQLPCMCASFRRAARALTQHYAYALRPFGLHATQFTILQALSIAGEVPQGQLGEILALDTTTLTRTLAIMRRHRWIAERRGQDRRERWIRLAKAGELQLNRALPVWEKVQSHLQAELGDKAWNYLFRATTNLATIATDKGDRL; from the coding sequence ATGTATATACATCTATCTTCCTATATGAGCGCCTCCCTGCCACAACTTCCATGTATGTGCGCCAGCTTCCGGCGCGCTGCACGAGCGCTCACGCAACACTACGCTTACGCGCTGCGCCCGTTCGGTTTGCATGCGACGCAGTTCACAATTCTGCAGGCACTCTCGATCGCAGGAGAAGTGCCACAGGGGCAATTGGGTGAAATTCTGGCCTTGGACACCACCACCCTGACTCGGACGCTCGCAATCATGCGCCGGCACCGCTGGATCGCGGAGCGGCGTGGGCAGGATCGGCGGGAACGCTGGATTCGCTTGGCCAAGGCCGGGGAGCTCCAACTCAACCGTGCTTTACCCGTCTGGGAGAAAGTGCAATCCCACCTGCAAGCCGAACTCGGGGATAAAGCTTGGAATTATCTCTTCCGCGCCACCACCAACTTGGCAACTATCGCAACCGATAAAGGAGACCGGTTATGA
- a CDS encoding class I adenylate-forming enzyme family protein has product MLRTQLYANPEGRFVHDVVLATCHRVPQGTAVVDPFAAGGPRRITYGELGEMVTQLARGLVAAGLKPGETVAILLFNCWEFVVACHAITLAGGISTPLNPSYRQREVCYQLEDSDAVMLISDGPLIAGIDLSGLKQLRAVYTIREHTPASSSFDSLLCPSQARLPSPDRDPKETIAALPYSSGTTGLPKGVMLSHFNLLANVYQMHGPGCMPVYDDGVALCFLPLYHIYGLNVVMNPSLITGGTLVLMPRFDLTRALQLLVSEQVTLLPCVPPVVNLMIQAAEQGLFPANHKLRWVKSGAAPLAAELSRRLKSVTGVTIAQGYGMTEASPVTHVGFTKPPLDNPCSIGHPVALTDCRIVDVTRTDSEVDSDCGQPGELVMRGPQMMLGYWQNPQATADVLRDGWYWSGDVARKDDLGLYYIVDRRKEMIKYKCFPVAPAEIEAALLEHPAVRDCGVIGRPDDCAGEVPCAFIVLRDGFVDSGKLKDELCAFVADRIASYKQPRDVRFVPAIPRNPSGKILRRELRNQL; this is encoded by the coding sequence ATGCTGCGCACCCAACTCTACGCGAACCCTGAGGGACGCTTCGTACACGACGTGGTGCTAGCCACTTGCCACCGTGTGCCGCAGGGAACTGCGGTTGTCGATCCGTTTGCTGCCGGAGGTCCGCGGCGCATCACCTATGGCGAATTGGGCGAAATGGTGACACAACTTGCCCGTGGCCTGGTGGCCGCCGGACTCAAGCCGGGTGAGACTGTTGCGATTCTCCTGTTCAACTGCTGGGAATTCGTCGTGGCTTGTCACGCCATCACGCTTGCCGGCGGCATATCCACTCCGCTGAACCCAAGCTATCGACAGCGTGAAGTTTGCTACCAGCTCGAAGATTCGGATGCCGTCATGCTCATCAGCGATGGGCCGCTGATCGCGGGTATTGATCTCTCGGGATTGAAGCAACTGCGCGCGGTCTACACCATCCGCGAGCACACTCCTGCATCTTCCAGCTTTGATTCTCTGCTCTGTCCTAGCCAAGCCAGGCTCCCTTCACCCGACCGCGATCCCAAAGAAACCATCGCCGCACTTCCCTACTCCAGCGGCACCACTGGGCTGCCCAAGGGCGTGATGCTCTCGCATTTCAATCTGCTCGCCAACGTTTACCAGATGCATGGCCCTGGTTGCATGCCGGTATATGACGACGGCGTCGCCCTATGCTTTCTGCCCCTCTACCACATCTACGGGCTCAACGTGGTGATGAATCCATCCCTGATCACCGGCGGCACGCTGGTGCTGATGCCCCGTTTTGACCTCACGCGCGCGCTCCAATTGCTGGTCTCGGAACAGGTCACCCTTCTTCCCTGCGTGCCCCCGGTTGTGAATCTCATGATCCAGGCGGCGGAACAAGGATTATTTCCCGCCAACCATAAATTGCGCTGGGTGAAGTCCGGCGCGGCGCCATTGGCCGCCGAGCTCTCGCGACGTCTTAAGTCCGTCACCGGCGTCACCATCGCGCAGGGGTATGGTATGACGGAAGCTTCGCCTGTCACCCATGTTGGATTTACCAAGCCGCCGCTCGACAATCCCTGCTCCATCGGTCATCCAGTAGCTTTGACCGATTGCCGAATCGTTGATGTGACGCGCACCGACTCGGAAGTCGACTCCGATTGTGGCCAGCCAGGAGAGCTGGTCATGCGTGGTCCGCAAATGATGCTCGGTTACTGGCAGAATCCGCAGGCAACCGCCGACGTGCTGCGCGATGGCTGGTATTGGTCGGGTGATGTCGCGCGCAAAGATGATCTCGGCCTCTACTACATCGTCGATCGCCGCAAAGAGATGATCAAGTACAAGTGCTTTCCGGTCGCTCCCGCGGAAATCGAGGCTGCTCTGCTCGAGCATCCCGCGGTGCGCGATTGCGGCGTGATTGGACGTCCCGACGACTGTGCCGGCGAGGTGCCCTGCGCCTTCATTGTCCTTCGCGATGGCTTTGTAGATTCCGGCAAACTAAAGGACGAACTCTGCGCTTTCGTTGCCGATCGCATTGCCAGCTACAAGCAGCCCCGCGATGTCCGCTTTGTGCCCGCTATTCCCCGCAATCCGTCCGGCAAGATTCTGCGCCGGGAACTTCGCAACCAGCTCTAG